The window GCCGTGAAGGGCTTGAGAAGTACGAACTGCCCGCCAACCTCAAAGCCGGTCTGGTGCACAAGGATATCGTACAGCTCATTATCGAGCAGTCCGGCACCGAAGGCGGCATGCAGCTTCCCAGATTCGCAGAAGGCAAGCCTCTGGTCTACCATGCGGCCTGTCATGCGGAATGGAGCGGCGTGCACAAGGTGAAGGCGGCTGGCATTTACCAGAAGGCACTTGCCGAGATGACCGGCGCCAAGGTGACGATCAATCCCGGCTGCTGCGGCGAATCCGGCATGGGTGCCATGACCAGCCCTGAGATCTACAACAAGCTGCGGGCCCGCAAACAGCTCCAGCTGGAATCCGGCCTCTCCGGCTATCCGGAAGGCGCTCCGGTCATCGTGGGTTGCCCCTCCTGCAAGGTGGGCATTGCCCGAACCTTCATCAACATGCATGAAAAACGCCCTGTACTCCACACGCTGGAATACATTGCGGAGAACCTGCATGGCGAAGACTGGAAAAAGACCTTCAAGAAGCTCGCCACGGACGCCCAGAACGGTGGTGCCCTACGGGTAGTAGACGACAGCGCGCTGTAGTCTGCCTTGACCGACAAAACAATCAGCCGGAAGGAGAGCCCTCTCCTTCCGGCTTTTTTCATGCGTCACGGCCCACTCTGCCTCTGTGACCTTTCAGGTGTGTTCCAAGCAGTTATGCACAGAAAAAACAGGCCGTCACCGGGCTAGTGGCGGCCTGTCTGCCGGGTGGGCTTCCGGCAAGGTAAAGCGCGTATCAGGCAAAGGCTATGGCAAAATAACAGACATGCTTTCCGCCGCTACGTAAGCAGACTGGCGGCAAGCACCTCTAGGGCAATTATAGTGACGGCAACGCCAAGCGTGTATAATGAATCCATGATGGTACCTATATCAGACAATTATTCGGAGGCGGAGCTTACTTGCCGCTCCTTCGTGCAACGCTCTTCTTCAACCCGATCGGAATGAGGACCAGCAAATTTCAGCGAACCTTTGAAAAAACGGCGGACGGAGCCTGCTCCTGCCTGCGGCGACGTGATGCTCAATTTCCGGATCATATTCACTCCTTTCGGGTACTGTGTCTCGTTGCCCCTCTTGTATTGAAAATGAAAATCAAAATCAATATGTTTTTTTGGAAAAATATTCCGCCAGCTCTTCAGGACCTCGAAAATATATTTTCCATGCTTCCTTTCTGTCGGATACAGCTACCGCCCAAACACGATTATCTCCTCCAACCCTCTGAAGGCACAAAAAAAGCCCCCGCTTGGCGGGGGCTTTTCATGTCATCCAATCTCTGCCTAGGCAGGTTCGAATTCGCTCTTGGGAGCGCCGCACACGGGGCACACCCAGTCAGAGGGAATGTCTTCGAACTTGGTACCGGCAGCTACGCCGTTATCGGGATCGCCTTCGGCGGGATCGTACTCATAACCACAGATGGAACAAACGTACTTCTGCATGGGATTATCCTCGTATTCTCTTGATCTTACAGCTCAGCCTTCCAGTGGCCGTGCAGGTTGCAGTATTCGCGGGCGGTAACCTTGGTAGCGGAGATGCAGAATTCAGCTTCCGGAGCATCGCCGGGATTGAGGAACTTGGTGTAGCTCACGCCGTCTGCCACCAGTTCGATCCACTGAATCCAATGCTTCTCTTCCATGGGATGGGCCACGGCACCAACCTTCACCTTGAAGCCATTGGGGGTCTTCTCGATGACAGGTACGTGCTTTTCCTTGGCCGCGTCAACAGTGCCTTCTGCCTGAAGCTGCATTTCTTCGCCGCAACAGACGATCTCGGCACCGCCGCCGACCAGAACTTCAACCATGTTGCCACAATGCGTGCACTTATAAACTTCGAGGAACTTGGGCATGAATGACTCCTAGCTATCGTTTTATTTTGTATGTTGTTCTTGCAAGGTTTGTCAGTAACAATTCCTAACACGACCACCATACATCCGATGCGCGGTCAGTTCAATCCCAAAGTGAAATTTTTTTGGGTCTGATACCGCAAACAGTCGTCAGGGATTGAGCAGCAACTGCAAATCAGAGGCCGCCAACTCAAGCTCACGATCGAACTTAAGCCCGCACTCATCCCCATTCACCCAGCGCACCGAACTGCCCAGCCCGTTCAACTGCACCCCGTTCATGTTCAGCTTTGTATCGAAATGGACGGAAGATAGTGATTCCGGCCGCGAACCGGCCGCATTAAGATATCGAATTCTCGCCCCACCCGGACTGATGTCGATAAGGTGCACCTCAAGGCTCTTTCCACCATAATGAACGCAACACAAATGGCTGAAGCCGTAAGCCTTGAGCTCAAGACGCGAATGCTTGCGACGTTCAAGGTGTGATGTCGTCATACTCCCCCCGCTGTTGTTTCACTGTCTGTGAATGCGTCGCTCCGCAAACGGCGACGCATCGGCAATCCCCCTGCCAGATCACCAGGCCAGCAGGCAGGGACAACAATTCTCCGGCAATACGCCGTCCCTGCCTGTCATGCCATGATTATTCCTTGAAGCGCTCCACCATGGCGCTCAACTTGTGCGCCATGCCTGCCACTTCCTGAATGGCTTCGTTGGCCTCCTGTATGCGTCCCGCAATGGTCTGCGACAGGTGGTTGATGGAGTTGATGCTCCGGTTGATCTCTTCGCTGGTGGCGGATTGCTGCTCGGATGCCGTGGCGATGGAGCGCACCATATCCGCCATCTGCTCCGACCGCTGAACGATCATGGAGAAAATCGCGCCGGTATCACCGGCCTTTTCGGCCGTACGCACGCTACGTTGCTGGGTTTCCTGCATGCCCTGCACCGCTTTGCGGGTGCTTTCCTGAATATGCACAATGGCCTGTTCCACCTCACGGGTGGCGGTCATGGTCTTTTCCGCAAGCTTGCGTACTTCGTCCGCAACTACGGCAAAACCGCGCCCGGCCTCTCCTGCCCGCGCCGCCTCAATAGCCGCGTTCAGCGCCAGCAGGTTCGTCTGGTCCGCAATATCGTTGATCACGCCGATCACGTTGCCGATATTCTGGGCGCTGGAGGCCAATGCATCCAG is drawn from Desulfovibrio mangrovi and contains these coding sequences:
- the rd gene encoding rubredoxin, which translates into the protein MQKYVCSICGYEYDPAEGDPDNGVAAGTKFEDIPSDWVCPVCGAPKSEFEPA
- a CDS encoding PilZ domain-containing protein, which produces MTTSHLERRKHSRLELKAYGFSHLCCVHYGGKSLEVHLIDISPGGARIRYLNAAGSRPESLSSVHFDTKLNMNGVQLNGLGSSVRWVNGDECGLKFDRELELAASDLQLLLNP
- a CDS encoding desulfoferrodoxin, whose translation is MPKFLEVYKCTHCGNMVEVLVGGGAEIVCCGEEMQLQAEGTVDAAKEKHVPVIEKTPNGFKVKVGAVAHPMEEKHWIQWIELVADGVSYTKFLNPGDAPEAEFCISATKVTAREYCNLHGHWKAEL